In Paenibacillus sp. BIC5C1, a genomic segment contains:
- a CDS encoding nitronate monooxygenase, which yields MSIQLNSKFCESFNIRYPIVLAGMAGIANMAPLVAAVSNAGGLGTLGAAYMSPEELRGAIHEIKKRTQAPFAINIFAHVGPDHYTNFEVVNEELTPIRGSLGVKKRTQDEIRTPNHFEEQFAILLDEKVPIISTTFGLLSESHVQKAKSLGIKIISKVTTVEEAIQAEKRGCDVIVAQGSEAGGHRGTFDVSSQSSGANIGTMALVPQIVDHVHIPVIAAGGIMDGRGLVASLALGAQGVQMGTRFLTSIESGAHEVYKRALLDSTEESTVITNAFSGRPARGIKNVFIQHWEASSMKSLTFPTQNTLTREIRNASAKQNNPEYMALWAGQGTRMLTDNQSASDIIIQIVEEAGAIIQ from the coding sequence ATGTCTATTCAATTAAACAGTAAGTTCTGTGAAAGCTTCAATATTCGTTATCCAATCGTTCTTGCAGGGATGGCCGGTATTGCAAACATGGCACCCCTAGTCGCTGCGGTTTCTAATGCAGGTGGGTTAGGGACGTTAGGCGCTGCCTATATGAGTCCTGAGGAACTAAGAGGCGCCATACATGAGATTAAAAAACGGACGCAAGCACCGTTTGCCATAAATATTTTTGCTCATGTTGGACCGGATCATTATACGAATTTTGAGGTAGTAAATGAAGAGTTGACACCGATTCGAGGATCTTTGGGTGTGAAGAAGCGTACTCAAGATGAAATACGTACTCCCAATCATTTTGAAGAACAGTTTGCTATCTTGCTGGACGAAAAAGTTCCGATTATTAGTACAACGTTTGGATTGCTTTCCGAGTCTCATGTGCAGAAAGCAAAATCGTTAGGCATCAAAATTATAAGTAAGGTCACCACGGTAGAGGAAGCTATTCAAGCGGAAAAGCGCGGATGTGATGTCATTGTTGCACAAGGTAGTGAAGCAGGAGGGCATCGAGGAACTTTTGATGTATCATCTCAGTCCAGTGGAGCAAATATCGGAACCATGGCACTTGTCCCACAAATTGTAGATCACGTCCATATTCCTGTCATTGCTGCCGGAGGAATTATGGATGGCAGAGGACTGGTGGCTTCACTCGCTTTAGGGGCACAAGGGGTGCAAATGGGGACTCGATTTTTGACATCAATAGAGTCTGGCGCACATGAGGTATATAAACGTGCGTTGCTTGATAGCACAGAGGAAAGCACTGTAATTACAAATGCCTTTTCTGGACGGCCAGCGCGTGGCATCAAGAACGTCTTTATACAACATTGGGAAGCATCCAGCATGAAGTCGCTGACCTTTCCTACCCAAAATACATTAACTCGAGAGATTAGAAATGCTTCTGCTAAGCAAAATAATCCCGAGTATATGGCCCTTTGGGCAGGTCAGGGAACGAGAATGTTAACAGATAACCAATCTGCAAGCGATATCATTATTCAAATTGTAGAAGAAGCCGGAGCTATTATTCAGTAG